The Arachis ipaensis cultivar K30076 chromosome B05, Araip1.1, whole genome shotgun sequence nucleotide sequence AAGATGGTATTGGTGGTGATTAAGGTTCATGAGGTTTCAAGATTATATCATACATATACACATTAAAGCCAcattatacatatacatacatgaaTCCAAGCAATTAgctttctttctttacttcctAAGGCATTCGGCCACCTTCCCcctccccttttttttctttttcttttaaataataataataaatatataagatTAAATATATATGTAATATAAATAACATTAGTAATTTAAGAATATAAAGTTATTTGATGGAATTGGGTTCGAAATCGACTTGTCAAAATAAAATTAATCGCTTTAAAATATTGTTTTTAAAAAAGCTCGCGTTAGTGCAAAAATTAGAGTTGTTACATCCTACcctctaaaaaaaatatttttccctcAAAATTTCCTTTACCTATAAACAGGTGCGAGTAATCGgtccttatcttatcttctagTTCTCAAGTGTGTTCTGTTTCCTCATTTCGTCCCAATTCACGTATAacagttaaagaaataaaaaaaatgcaatgcaCCAGAATTGTAAAGTGTAGTTAGGAAGCGAATCTTGACACAATACTGACCTTGGGGCAAGGAGTTCGAGTACGAGCATCTTCAGAAATAATTGTAAATACTCTTTATGGTTGTTGCAGTCTAGCTGGCTCTTGAATAAACTTCTTCGGGCAATTTCTCACTATATGCCCCAGTTCACCGCAGTTGTAGTAGATATTTGATCCAAACCAACAAGGTCGATTATTATTAGTCTGAGTTATCTTACGAAATATTAGGACTCAATTGAACAAAGTGACTATTtgtaatttttcttttgcttgttgaaTTTGATGAAGTAGTAATGAATTTGGAAGAGATTAATCTCAAATTACTATATATCTAACATtagatttatttaaattttgcgtgcataagtttattttttattttattttttatcttattttattttttatctcagtatttttttttcattttgaaaTTTACCAGTGATCAAATTTTAGACCTCTTAGATATAGAATTTCGATATCATGTCATAAAATTATTCTTTCCAAAATTTTAAACTTGTAGAAAAAGACAACAGAATAATTATATCGTTaacattatattttttaattttgataaacgtTTTGATTGAATCAATATAAACAACGGTATGTCTGCCTCCTTCATCTCActgaataaacaaaaataaaataataataataatatatgaagtagagaaaattaaaatattaaaggaGCACAGAGTTTGGCAAATAATGTatgtaaattttatatttttttaaggtaAGATAGTGATTTGCAGTTTATTTTAGAGTAAATTTTTTATCCTTTTGAGTGTATATCATAGGAATTTTATAGTAAAATGATTGAGTTATGCATGTAGCTTTATTAAGACAAGTGTATCCTGTAGCTAGGAAACAAGAGATTGAGTTCTACAATtccattcttttttctttctttcgagTTTGGTTCAAGTTATATTTCAAACTAATTCCAcctatattaataattaataacttTAAATAGAATAATATTTAAATTGGTACCTAACAATATTTATATGTATAAATTAGTcttgaataattatatttaacatgaaataattatatttaacatGAATAATTACATTTAAcataaattaataatttgattCTAGGCATTATAGAGAAATTGTGCCTAcatcaatattttttttgtccCACATATTTGATTTCTTTGTTAACATGGTATCTTAACTCATGTACCCATGTACTCATGTACTCATGTAACTGGGATATGCCGGTATCTTTGTATCTTTTTTGCAtgttaatttatattattatgtacatattaattattattacttCGTTTTAATCCGAATGCAGTTGGAAAAGATGCCTCGGGTAGGTCGTTTCACAAAGAAAGCCCGTGAAGACACAGCATGTCAGCAGCCTCAAGTGGGAGGTCATGCGGCTTCAACTTCGCAGAGAGCGGACTGCCCAATTCTGCCGCCCAATGGCAGCAATACCCCCACATCCTCGTCTTTACGCCCCTTTCGTCCGTCCCGAACCGAACCACTGCCTGCTCCACAGGCTTCCATGAATGATGTTCAAAATTCGGAGCCGGACGCCGAAGAGGTAGACCCACAGGCAGATGAGGTAGATTCTTTTGACCAACATGTGGATAACTTTTTTGCTGCACAAGATGCTCAGAAGCACAAGGGACACAAGACCACAGAATTTTGAAATGTTAAAATAATTGGTATAAGAGAACTTATTTAATTCTACTTTTCATTGCCCTATTTTTCTATGATGTATTCGCAACTTGACTCCAATGGTAGCTAACTAAGAATTAATATGTTTTACAGAATCTGATGGCACAATCAAACAGGTCAAACTGAGTGTGAAGGAAGCTATGAAGCCACCTAACGGAAGAAAGGCCGTACTCAGGTTTAACAGTGCACTGCAACCAGTTGGGGATGAAGCAGGTCTACTGAGTGGCGTTATGGGACTGCTAGGATCTGACTACACCAAATTCCCAATCTGCGAGAGGGACTGGAGAAAGGTTCGCACCAGGGACAAGGTCTATAATGAAATAGTAAAggtaaaatgttatttttatttcttcGTACCATTCCAAACTCATACTTTGAACACTACTCACAGCTTAATTTTAATGTTGCAGGAAATGTTCcattttgaagaagatagtaGAGGAATTATAAAGCGTAGAATATTCAAAATGCTAGGAAGGGCTTGGAAGGAAACGAGGAACAGATTATACCATCACTGCTATGACCCCGAACTTTCACTTGCAGCAAATATTgaaaaccgcccagatggaattACTGCAGACCATTGGAGAAAGTTTCTCGATTATCGCAATAGCGAAGAGACACAGGTAATATAGTTTTGTTTCATAACAGACAAAGTTTATTTATGCTTCATTTAGTTCGTCAGAACTAGTGTCTAGTAACTCTTAATTTGATGGCATGACAGGAGAAGTGTAAGAAAAATACCGAGAATCGATCAAAGCAACTTTACACCCACACCGGCGGATCGAAAAGCTTGGCAAGGCTCGGAGAAGAAGAGGTAATCTAATTTTGGGAATGTTTTTGAACTATCTGTTCCTCTACCTTATTCACTTTGTCATTATTATTGGTACAGTCGGAACGACAAGGGAGGATAGTTAGTAGAGGAGAGTTGTATCTCTTAACGCACAAAAGAACTAATGGCTCTTATATCCATGATGCAGCTCGCGCTATTGGAGTAAGTAATGCGTTCAATCCTatgttttagtttttaaaattttattggaaGTCTGTGCGGTTAGCGACTAGCTAATAAATGCTCTTAATTGCTTATCTATGTGTGTAGGAAAGAATTGAGGCTATTGAGCAATGCGATGAATCTTCTAGACTGTCATCCCAGAATGATTCGCTTGCTCAAGCTCTCGGAAAAGAGCGCCTGGGTAGGGTGCGTGGCATGCGGTTGGAGCCGACTTCTAGTCAAGTCTTTGGTATGAATTCCCATCAGCCGATGGTTTTGAAAGGGAGGAGATCCAAAGGGTGCTGCTTGAACTACAAGCAGAGTTGGCAGCagagaaattgaaaaggaaggcAGTGGAAGATGAAGTAGCAGCCGAGAAGACCAAAAGAGATGAAGTAGCAGCTGAGAAGACCAAAAGACAAGCagtggaggatgaagtagcagcTGGGAAGGTCAGGATGCAGGCAATGGAGAGTGCTTTGTTATgtctacttcaagggcaaggtagGAAGCTGCCATCAGACGTTGCCACATGGATGAGTGCGTTGGAGGGACAGAATAGAAAGTAGGTCTTAGGATTGTGGAACCTTTTCTTCTTTCAGATATACACTTTTATTTTGTTGATTATGCAACTCTTAGTAAGGAGTACACTTTGTTAATATTcggataattatattaattaaattaatggtTTTGCTATTGTCGTTTACCCTACAATTTATTTTTCgggattttaaataatttaacttaCTAATATTAAGAACGattaaaaaaaaacgaaaaaaaatgtACATTGAAATAAAAAACAGCGTGGATTGCCAGTGTACAAAACAGTATTTTTGCAGCCATTAAACCGGAAAATAGTGGCGGTTGCGAACTAGCCGTTAGAAATTTGAAAATTCAGATAAGGAGAtagcggcggtttaaaaccgccgccaGTTACATTTCAAAAAATATTGGCCGTTAAACCGCGACGTTTTCAAACCGCCGGTAAATGCATTAGTCTTTAAACCGTGGCCATTAAACAgtggcggttttaaaccgccgaaCATTTCGTGTTGATCACAGATTTCCAGAtcgcggcggttttaaaccgccgctaTACATTGCGACGCTAATCTTGGGTTTTGCGGCGGTTGTGCCAGCGGTTCTTGAGAACTGCCGCAAAATCATATAACCACCCCCTAATAGGCGACGCTTAACAAACCGCTGGAATCCCATTTCGCGGCGGTTTGAAACCGCTGCAAATCACTCCAAACCAACAAGGTCGGTTACCATGGTCCTTCCCACACTGACTACACACCGTATCCGTTTGGATCTGTAGAGGTCGCTTGCCAGTATTCTGCCTTGGTTTATTtctattttcaacagtagagcgTGCAATATTATTTCTAACTTGTTGATCCCTACGCAAGGGTACTCCAGGTGCCTTAAAATTCACCATCTGCCAAGCCGCATACCGACTAGAATTGTTAGAACTTCTCGGAGGTAAATCCTGATGATTCATTCTCTTTGCTGCCATCTTTTTCTCACATCCTCCATCAGTTGACTCTTATTGGTGAGCTCCGCAAAATTTCGTATTTTCAGTAGTACTAATGAGTGCATCAGCTCATCACGAAGTCCTCATTCAAacttcaaacacttccattctttgAAATTATCTGGATTTTCCTGACAGATCTTAGAGAATCGACACAAATCTTCAAATTTTTGAGTATATTCTACCACTGACATATTTCCCTGTTTCAACtgcatcaatttcatttctttaTCAATACGAATAGAtctaggaaaatatttttgtaaaattctTCCTTAAAAGCATCCCTGACAATCTCTCCCACCTCCTGTCTCAACAAGCGTTGCACTCCATGCCACCAATGTTCAGCTTCTCCCTCCAGCATATAGTTTGCAAATTTCACGTATTGTGTCCTTCTGGTATATGTTGCGCTCGCAATGACTTCTCGATACCACGGAACCGATTGTCAGCTTCAGTTGCAACAAGCGTCCCCTTAAACTTAGGCAAATTCACTTTCAGAAAAGTTGCCAGTGTCATAGGGTTATCGCTGTTTCCAGCGCCTTCATTATCATCGCGGCCTCCGTTGTGCTCATCATTACGTCCTCTCTCCTAACCAGTCAGTTGCTCGCGTTGTAGCAGTTGTCGTTTCATGCACAGCCTCAGCCATTGTGTTCATCGCAGCTATAAAAGTATCCGCACCCCTCGTCGGTTCCTCTACAGGGTTGGCACCATGCCTACCACGTCCTCGTCCCCGTGCAGCCATCAAGATCCTTTTCACACCCAACAtgcaatattaaggtgatcagtcttaacatttCAGGCAAATTTTGAATAGTCTCTAAAATGAAAACACAGCAACAGTCATGCAATCCATATCAGAAGGATATCTTGTATGCATGAAACACAACTCAGAGAATGCAATGATGCATGATTCAGTTCATTTTCCCAGGCTTTAAAGGAAcga carries:
- the LOC107640424 gene encoding uncharacterized protein LOC107640424; translated protein: MKPPNGRKAVLRFNSALQPVGDEAGLLSGVMGLLGSDYTKFPICERDWRKVRTRDKVYNEIVKQILKTAQMELLQTIGESFSIIAIAKRHRRSVRKIPRIDQSNFTPTPADRKAWQGSEKKSRNDKGG